A genome region from Bacteroidota bacterium includes the following:
- a CDS encoding phospholipase D-like domain-containing protein, with product MRNLVLALTIGCALFIVRNPQQACAQTGFEIYHTPWYEMKVDSTSIQFHWKNSTSVIGEVWMGTDSNRMTMVLSIGSASKDRRPIVHGLTPATMYFVKLVSTYTGYSDTVRFWTSTASDYRSTGAIQVYFNRDVDTTTYPFLPHAHGNADFMGLLRNRILNAKNSIDLALYSFGDRVGDSVAKWLIVAKDKGISVRLIVDSGSSKKSQAFQTVRSSGIPAITNGFGASGRLWSNIHHNKFIIFDGRGKDSVNDGANAWVQTGSWNLTDQQTTTDFQNLVYVQDLALAHAYEREFEEEWGSATDTPDSAASRFSTRKTDNTPRSFNIGGREVHLFFSPGGGIPQAIDTLLDGSAGPILLSMYDFTSQDLEATLINAQNRGAKVHGIIGMGGSYDQTPLLVAAGCDVIHYSGYLRFDTLFHHKYCILDPNTADGWVLTGSFNWTHSADTLNNENILLIRDRDISAEYFEEWLARYQNNGGEQTITLNSSTVRDREVVSKSLGIYPNPAQRAFEIEWNGKDDGPATISIRSILGQMLQTKRVWQNAGKNSLALNLDLPSGSYGLLLEHDGSFDFSPLHILR from the coding sequence ATGCGAAACCTGGTCCTCGCTCTGACGATCGGCTGCGCACTATTTATTGTGCGTAATCCGCAGCAAGCATGCGCGCAGACGGGTTTCGAAATCTATCATACCCCGTGGTATGAAATGAAGGTGGATTCGACCTCTATCCAATTTCATTGGAAGAATAGCACATCGGTCATTGGCGAAGTGTGGATGGGGACCGATTCAAATCGCATGACGATGGTCCTCTCGATTGGCTCGGCCAGCAAGGATCGACGTCCCATCGTTCATGGACTCACTCCAGCTACGATGTACTTTGTGAAGTTGGTCTCCACCTACACCGGATACTCAGACACGGTACGTTTCTGGACCTCGACGGCGTCGGACTATCGATCGACTGGTGCTATTCAAGTGTATTTCAATCGCGATGTTGACACCACGACATATCCGTTCTTGCCGCACGCACATGGCAACGCGGACTTTATGGGGTTGCTTCGAAATCGTATTCTGAATGCGAAGAACTCAATCGATCTGGCGCTATATAGTTTTGGCGATCGAGTTGGGGACTCTGTTGCCAAATGGCTGATTGTGGCAAAAGATAAAGGAATATCCGTTCGCCTGATCGTCGATAGCGGATCGTCGAAGAAGTCACAGGCCTTTCAAACGGTACGTTCCTCGGGCATTCCCGCGATCACGAATGGATTCGGCGCAAGCGGAAGGCTCTGGAGCAATATTCATCACAACAAGTTCATCATTTTCGATGGTCGAGGCAAAGACTCCGTGAATGACGGGGCAAACGCGTGGGTCCAGACCGGCTCGTGGAATCTGACCGATCAGCAGACTACGACCGATTTTCAAAATCTGGTCTACGTTCAGGACCTTGCACTGGCCCATGCCTACGAACGCGAATTCGAGGAAGAATGGGGGTCCGCGACGGATACTCCGGACTCCGCCGCATCACGATTCTCGACACGTAAGACGGACAATACCCCGCGCTCGTTTAACATCGGCGGCCGTGAAGTACATCTGTTCTTCTCGCCGGGTGGCGGCATTCCGCAGGCGATTGATACACTTCTTGACGGTTCGGCAGGTCCGATTCTGCTTTCGATGTACGATTTTACATCGCAGGACCTTGAGGCCACGCTCATCAACGCCCAGAATCGTGGCGCGAAGGTGCACGGAATAATTGGGATGGGTGGGTCCTACGATCAGACGCCCCTTCTTGTGGCCGCTGGTTGTGATGTGATTCACTACTCCGGTTATCTTAGGTTCGATACACTGTTTCACCACAAATACTGCATTCTCGATCCGAACACGGCCGATGGATGGGTACTGACCGGCTCGTTCAACTGGACGCACTCCGCCGATACGCTCAATAATGAGAATATCCTGTTGATTCGCGATCGTGACATATCCGCGGAGTATTTCGAGGAGTGGCTCGCGCGGTATCAGAATAATGGCGGCGAGCAGACCATTACTTTAAATTCATCCACGGTTCGTGATCGGGAAGTTGTTTCCAAGTCACTTGGAATTTATCCGAATCCAGCGCAGAGAGCGTTTGAGATCGAATGGAACGGTAAAGATGATGGGCCGGCTACTATTTCCATTCGGAGCATACTCGGCCAGATGCTACAGACCAAACGGGTGTGGCAAAACGCTGGGAAGAATTCGCTCGCATTGAATCTCGATCTTCCTTCGGGAAGCTATGGTCTGCTGCTGGAGCATGATGGCTCATTTGACTTCTCACCGTTGCACATTCTCCGATAG